Proteins from a single region of Enoplosus armatus isolate fEnoArm2 chromosome 6, fEnoArm2.hap1, whole genome shotgun sequence:
- the srpk2 gene encoding SRSF protein kinase 2, which translates to MSSRKVMAIQARKRRPKGKKDRAVHNRRPETQQKAPVSAPPPPPPPPPPPEPAGPPEPEEEILGSDDEEQEDPADYCKGGYHPVKIGDLFNGRYHVIRKLGWGHFSTVWLCWDIQVKNFVAMKVVKSAQHYTETALDEIKLLRCVRESDPSDPNKDMVVQLIDDFKISGVNGIHVCMVFEVLGHHLLKWIIKSNYQGLPLPCVKSIIRQVLQGLDYLHTKCKIIHTDIKPENILMCVDDAFVRRMAMEATEWQKAGAPPPSGSAVSTAPQLKPVGKISKNKKKKLKKKQKRQAELLERRMLEIEALEREAEKREERAKDGGEKGAHEHNPPSPPQLGPGLALGESDEDDDDEEDGEDEEEEGGERPIRLTNHTCAAPPQEQSEAPHITDEDPDEEVDEEEEEEPTPTAEKDAPIPPNTEEGDGNPTPAEVEDEEGKEEEGLKEAEDENEEEEAEEKVEEGEEGEEEEEEEEEEEEEEEEEEEEEEKETEREENETEEPKSQSKTEEEAVVEEEESKEQEGEDEEDEEDEEDEDEDEDDDDDDTTADLVTEATSPIKPHNNKSNSAKTNGHVLLGSEGLKPNPGTPPPPSPTPEPLLCPLVESELSYTDRDNSLSSGYEMYNGELVEPGLTNGSNDRHRTMPLFPELPLDPVPGNPISVGTADIGAGPSPNSPTADRSRTVSSSSTGDTPKVRARAADLLINPLDPRNAESIRVKIADLGNACWVHKHFTEDIQTRQYRSIEVLIGAGYSTPADIWSTACMAFELATGDYLFEPHSGEDYSRDEDHIAHIIELLGCIPRHFALSGKYSREFFNRRDHIALIMELLGKVPRKVVAAGKYSREFFSKKGELRHITKLKPWSLFDVLVEKYGWAHEDAGHFTHFLLPMLEMVPEKRASAGECLNHPWINS; encoded by the exons GCCTGAGACCCAGCAGAAAGCCCCGGTGAGTGCCCCTCCTCCCCCGCCGCCCCCTCCGCCTCCCCCTGAGCCGGCAGGGCCCCCGGAGCCGGAGGAGGAGATCCTGGGCTCCGAcgatgaggagcaggaggacCCCGCAGACTACTGCAAAG GAGGGTACCATCCGGTGAAGATCGGGGATTTGTTCAACGGGAGGTACCATGTGATCAGGAAGTTGGGGTGGGGCCACTTCTCCACCGTATGGCTATGCTGGGACATaca AGTGAAGAACTTTGTGGCGATGAAGGTGGTGAAGAGCGCCCAGCATTACACAGAGACGGCCCTGGATGAGATCAAACTGTTGCGATGC gtgagagagagtgacCCCAGCGACCCAAACAAGGACATGGTGGTTCAGCTGATAGATGACTTCAAGATCTCTGGAGTCAACGGCATAC ATGTGTGTATGGTGTTTGAGGTGCTAGGTCACCACCTGCTGAAGTGGATTATTAAATCCAACTACCAAGGTCTGCCGCTGCCATGTGTCAAGAGCATTATCAGACAg GTCCTGCAGGGTCTGGACTACCTCCACACTAAATGTAAAATCATCCACACGGACATCAAGCCAGAGAACATCCTGATGTGTGTAGACGACGCCTTTGTTAGGCGTATGGCCATGGAGGCAACCGAATGGCAGAAAGCTGGAGCCCCCCCACCATCTGGATCAGCAG ttAGCACAGCCCCCCAGCTCAAACCG gtGGGGAAGATCTccaagaacaagaagaagaagctgaagaagaaacagaagcgGCAGGCAGAGCTGCTGGAGAGGCGGATGCTGGAGATCGAAGCCCTGGAGAGAGAGGCcgagaagagggaggagagagccaAAGacgggggagagaaaggggcgCATGAACACAACCCGCCTTCACCACCACAGCTGGGCCCTGGCTTGGCCCTGGGAGAGAGCGATGAAGATGATGACGATGAGGAGGATggggaagatgaggaggaggagggaggagagaggcccATCAGGTTGACTAATCATACAT GCGCAGCGCCTCCCCAGGAGCAGAGCGAGGCACCCCACATCACTGACGAGGACCCCGATGAAgaggtggatgaggaggaggaggaggaacccACGCCTACTGCTGAAAAAGATGCCCCCATTCCCCCCAACACAGAAGAAGGTGATGGAAATCCAACACCAGCAGAGGTAGAGGacgaggagggaaaggaggaggagggattaaaagaggcagaagatgagaatgaggaagaggaggcggaggagaaggtagaggagggggaggagggggaggaggaggaagaagaagaagaagaagaggaggaggaggaggaggaggaggaggaggaggaggagaaagagaccGAAAGGGAGgagaatgagacagaggagCCAAAGAGTCAGagcaaaacagaggaggaggcagtggtagaggaagaggagtcaaaggagcaggagggggaggatgaggaggatgaggaggacgaggaggacgaggatgaggatgaggatgacgaCGATGACGATACGACCGCGGACCTCGTCACGGAGGCCACCTCCCCCATCAAAcctcacaacaacaaaagcaattCGGCCAAAACCAACGGTCACGTTTTGTTGGGATCTGAGGGACTGAAACCAAACCCTGGCACTCCTCCGCCTCCCTCGCCCACCCCGGAGCCTCTGCTCTGCCCCCTGGTGGAGTCCGAGCTCAgctacacagacagagacaactCTCTCAGCTCTGGCTATGAGATGTATAACGGCGAGCTGGTAGAGCCGGGATTGACCAACGGCTCCAATGATCGCCATCGCACGATGCCCCTTTTCCCTGAGTTGCCCCTGGATCCTGTGCCGGGAAACCCCATTTCTGTTGGAACGGCAGACATTGGAGCAGGCCCGTCACCCAACAGCCCCACCGCTGACCGCAGTCGCACTGTGTCATCCTCAAGCACGGGAGACACACCCAAAG TTAGGGCCAGAGCTGCAGATCTCCTGATCAACCCACTAGACCCGCGCAACGCTGAGTCTATTCGCGTCAAAATCGCTGATCTTGGAAATGCCTGCTGGGTG cACAAGCACTTTACAGAGGACATCCAGACGAGACAGTACCGTTCCATTGAAGTCCTGATAGGAGCTGGTTACAGCACCCCTGCAGATATCTGGAGTACTGCCTGCATG GCTTTTGAGCTGGCTACTGGAGATTACTTGTTTGAGCCCCACTCTGGAGAGGACTACTCCCGTGATGAGG ACCACATAGCCCACATCATAGAGCTGCTGGGCTGTATTCCGAGGCACTTTGCGCTCTCTGGAAAATATTCCCGGGAGTTCTTCAACCGAAGAG ACCACATCGCTCTGATCATGGAGCTCCTTGGGAAGGTCCCACGCAAAGTGGTCGCTGCCGGGAAGTACAGCCGAGAGTTTTTCTCCAAGAAAG GTGAGCTGCGGCACATCACCAAGCTGAAGCCGTGGTCCCTGTTTGACGTGTTGGTGGAGAAGTATGGCTGGGCGCACGAAGACGCCGGCCACTTCACCCACTTCCTTCTGCCCATGCTGGAGATGGTGCCCGAGAAGAGGGCCTCGGCCGGCGAATGCCTCAACCACCCCTGGATCAACTCGTAG
- the adck2 gene encoding uncharacterized aarF domain-containing protein kinase 2: protein MMTTFGARTIFLNLRYTFQRAGSFTRTRLIQNSRTYLVKRGQILTQIPKVTLLCWGAVNASSCVARCQEATLPSQTADRKSLAKVQVHKVVFFLRLSLRAFVLLLKFGPLLLLSPLALVSARWASLLLDGLLWVTETSGPTFIKLGQWASTRRDIFPQEFCERFSRLHVKVHPHSWAHTKQCLRRAFGEGWRRVLVFESKEPVGSGCVAQVYRGWAKADQVEDPAFQSLVEEMEKKDLLEAWEIPGLGGVASSLWQLWRWSKEEDGYEERTHLEQLQEGSSAEKEHLIPVAIKVVHPGVRRQVEIDLLLMKAGSWLLHCLPGLKWLSLCEIVDEFEKLMTKQIDLRFEARNIERFRDNFRDVDYVKFPTPLRPFVTRTILVETFEESEPISSYLSSEIPQEVKQRIARMGVDTMLKMVFVDNFVHGDLHPGNILVQRWGPLPGSSDSTGISGEVHGKTTLTDLWDTVVVSLRPDPCPLQLVLLDAGIVAQLSDHDLTNFKAVFTAVVLRQGERVAELILNHARANECQDVPQFKKEMAQLVDHALSSTLSLGKIQVGDLLSRVFGLLIKHKVKLESNFASIVFAIMVLEGLGRSLDPNLDILDLAKPLLLKNCASLL from the exons ATGATGACCACCTTTGGAGCCAGAACTATCTTTCTCAACCTGAGGTACACTTTCCAGAGAGCAGGCTCCTTTACCAGAACCAGACTCATTCAGAACTCTAGGACATATTTAGTTAAAAGAGGGCAGATTTTAACCCAGATACCCAAGGTTACATTGCTATGTTGGGGTGCAGTGAATGCATCATCCTGTGTAGCCAGATGCCAGGAAGCAACTCTTCCATCCCAAACCGCTGACAGAAAGTCTCTAGCCAAAGTCCAAGTGCACaaagttgtattttttctcCGCCTCAGCCTACGCGCATTTGTGCTGCTCCTCAAATTTggcccccttctcctcctctcccccttggCTCTGGTGTCTGCTCGCTGGGCGTCTCTCTTGCTGGACGGACTGCTGTGGGTGACTGAAACATCTGGTCCCACTTTCATCAAGCTGGGGCAGTGGGCCAGCACCAGGCGGGACATCTTCCCTCAGGAGTTTTGTGAACGCTTCTCCAGGCTCCACGTAAAGGTGCACCCTCACTCGTGGGCCCACACCAAGCAGTGTCTCCGAAGGGCTTTTggggagggctggaggagggTTTTAGTGTTTGAGAGCAAAGAGCCAGTGGGTTCGGGATGTGTGGCCCAGGTGTACAGAGGCTGGGCGAAGGCGGACCAGGTGGAGGACCCAGCCTTCCAGTCGctggtggaggagatggagaaaaaagacTTGCTGGAAGCGTGGGAGATCCCTGGTCTGGGAGGGGTGGCCAGCTCCCTGTGGCAGCTCTGGAGGTGGAGTAAGGAGGAGGACGGCTATGAGGAGAGGACTCACCtagagcagctgcaggaggggAGCAGCGCAGAGAAGGAGCATCTGATACCTGTGGCTATCAAG GTGGTCCATCCAGGTGTCAGGAGGCAGGTAGAAATTGACCTCCTGCTGATGAAAGCGGGCAGTTGGCTCCTGCACTGCCTGCCCGGACTCAAGTGGCTCAGTCTGTGTGAGATAGTAGATGAGTTTGAGAAGCTAATGACCAAACAG ATTGATCTCCGTTTTGAGGCCAGGAACATTGAGCGTTTCCGGGATAATTTCCGTGATGTGGATTATGTGAAGTTCCCAACTCCGTTACGACCATTTGTCACCAGGACCATTTTAGTGGAAACTTTTGAA GAGAGTGAGCCCATATCCAGCTACCTGAGCTCCGAGATTCCTCAGGAGGTGAAGCAGAGGATAGCCAGGATGGGAGTAGACACCATGCTGAAGATG GTTtttgtggacaactttgtccATGGGGATCTCCATCCAGGGAACATTCTGGTCCAGCGTTGGGGGCCTCTTCCTGGTTCCAGTGATAGTACTGGTATCTCAGGGGAGGTCCATGGTAAGACCACCCTCACTGACTTGTGGGATACAGTGGTGGTCAGCCTCAGGCCAGACCCATGTCCTCTCCAGTTGGTGCTGCTGGACGCCGGCATTGTAGCCCAACTAAGCGACCACGATCTTACCAACTTCAAGGCTGTCTTCACAGCTGTGGTGCTGCGTCAG GGTGAGCGAGTGGCAGAGTTGATCCTGAATCATGCTCGGGCCAATGAGTGCCAAGACGTGCCACAGTTCAAGAAGGAGATGGCCCAGCTGGTGGACCATGCCCTCAGCAGCACCCTCTCTCTGGGAAAG aTCCAAGTGGGTGACTTGCTTTCCAGAGTCTTTGGTCTACTCATCAAACACAAG GTGAAGCTGGAGAGTAATTTCGCCTCCATTGTGTTTGCCATCATGGTGCTGGAGGGTCTGGGCAGGTCACTCGATCCGAACTTGGATATCCTGGATTTGGCCAAACCCTTGCTGCTAAAGAACTGTGCCTCactgctctga